One stretch of Pandoraea oxalativorans DNA includes these proteins:
- a CDS encoding FecCD family ABC transporter permease, whose translation MTLRRALAIWTGLAGIALAVLVASLMLGSVPVSLREIGALALGHDVGLAGDVVWRLRLPRALAAFACGGLLAVAGTLMQTLLRNPLADPYVLGISGGAGVAALASLALMLPFFWVQTSAFLGALIAIAIVMGLSHRSFLRPGDQDSSTKLLLTGVMMAAGFGALSTLILTLAPDASLRGMLFWLTGDLNGVDRASLPLIALAVTLLIVCPVAHRLNVLLRGEAVAQAVGVAVGPLRARIYLAASLATAVAVTTAGSIGFVGLVVPHILRLRFGNDQRMLIPAAAFGGGALLMLADLVARTVIAPTQLPVGVITALIGVPVFLWLLSRRVIR comes from the coding sequence ATGACGCTGCGTCGCGCCCTCGCCATCTGGACGGGGCTGGCCGGCATCGCGCTGGCCGTGCTCGTTGCGTCGCTCATGCTCGGGAGCGTGCCCGTTTCGCTGCGTGAGATCGGCGCGCTTGCGCTCGGCCACGACGTCGGTCTGGCTGGCGACGTGGTCTGGCGGCTGCGTCTGCCGCGCGCGCTCGCCGCATTCGCCTGCGGCGGCTTGCTGGCGGTGGCTGGCACGCTTATGCAAACGTTGCTGCGCAACCCGCTCGCCGACCCTTACGTGCTCGGCATCTCCGGTGGCGCAGGCGTCGCAGCGCTTGCGTCGCTGGCGCTCATGCTGCCTTTTTTCTGGGTGCAGACGAGCGCCTTTCTCGGCGCGCTCATCGCCATCGCGATCGTGATGGGCCTCTCGCATCGCAGCTTCCTGCGTCCCGGGGATCAGGACAGCAGCACCAAACTGTTGCTCACCGGCGTGATGATGGCTGCCGGTTTCGGCGCACTTTCCACCCTGATTCTCACGCTCGCGCCCGACGCGAGTCTGCGCGGCATGCTGTTCTGGCTGACGGGCGATCTGAATGGTGTCGATCGCGCGTCGCTGCCGCTGATCGCACTGGCCGTGACCTTGCTCATCGTGTGTCCGGTCGCCCATCGGCTGAACGTGTTGCTGCGCGGCGAGGCCGTCGCACAGGCCGTCGGTGTCGCCGTGGGCCCGTTGCGTGCGCGCATCTATCTGGCGGCGTCGCTCGCGACGGCCGTCGCGGTGACGACCGCAGGGAGCATCGGCTTCGTCGGGCTCGTGGTGCCGCACATCCTGCGTCTGCGCTTCGGCAACGACCAGCGCATGTTGATTCCGGCGGCGGCCTTCGGCGGCGGCGCGTTATTGATGCTCGCCGATCTGGTTGCGCGCACCGTGATCGCGCCGACGCAACTGCCGGTCGGTGTCATCACGGCCCTGATCGGCGTGCCCGTGTTCCTGTGGCTGCTCTCGCGACGGGTGATTCGATGA
- a CDS encoding cell division protein ZapA, with translation MTIKQLEVHILEQSYRLACPPEHEADLLASVSRVDAEMSKVRAQSSVRGTDRIAVMAALSLASELLALEKSIAAGQAFPAEEIQRRMQLMDERLSAVIDQYQN, from the coding sequence ATGACGATCAAGCAGCTCGAAGTTCATATCCTGGAACAGTCTTACCGACTCGCCTGCCCGCCGGAACATGAAGCCGACCTGCTGGCTTCGGTGTCGCGCGTGGATGCCGAAATGAGCAAGGTTCGCGCGCAAAGCAGCGTGCGCGGCACCGACCGCATTGCCGTCATGGCAGCGTTGAGCCTGGCATCCGAATTGCTTGCGCTGGAAAAAAGTATTGCGGCCGGACAAGCATTCCCCGCCGAAGAAATTCAGCGTAGAATGCAGCTCATGGACGAACGACTGAGCGCAGTGATCGATCAGTATCAGAACTGA
- a CDS encoding electron transfer flavoprotein subunit alpha/FixB family protein, whose protein sequence is MSNLAKVLVVAEHDNQTIKSATLNTITAALQCGDDVHVLVAGSNAKAAADAAAQIAGVKKVLLADAAYFGDGLAENIADEVVSIAGNYSHILAPATAYGKNIAPRVAALLDVAQISDITKVDSADTFERPIYAGNAIATVQSADKVKVITVRATGFDPAAATGGSAAVESVAATPDAGVSQFVGREVTKLDRPELTSAKIIVSGGRGLGSGENYTKVLEPLADKLGAALGASRAAVDAGYVPNDYQVGQTGKIVAPQLYVAVGISGAIQHLAGMKDSKVIVAINKDPEAPIFSVADYGLVGDLFTVVPELTGAL, encoded by the coding sequence ATGAGCAATCTGGCTAAAGTTTTGGTCGTGGCAGAACACGACAACCAAACCATCAAATCGGCGACCCTGAACACGATCACGGCAGCGCTGCAATGCGGCGACGACGTGCACGTGCTGGTCGCAGGCAGCAATGCGAAGGCTGCGGCGGACGCCGCCGCGCAGATCGCCGGTGTGAAGAAGGTGCTGCTCGCAGACGCTGCCTACTTCGGCGACGGTCTGGCCGAGAACATCGCCGACGAAGTGGTGTCGATTGCGGGCAACTACTCGCACATCCTGGCCCCGGCCACGGCGTACGGCAAGAATATCGCCCCGCGGGTTGCGGCGTTGCTCGACGTCGCGCAGATTTCGGATATCACGAAGGTCGACAGCGCCGACACGTTCGAGCGTCCGATCTACGCAGGCAATGCGATTGCGACGGTGCAAAGCGCCGACAAGGTGAAGGTCATCACGGTGCGCGCGACGGGCTTCGACCCGGCAGCGGCCACGGGCGGCAGCGCTGCGGTGGAAAGTGTCGCGGCGACGCCGGACGCCGGTGTGTCGCAGTTCGTGGGTCGTGAAGTGACGAAGCTGGACCGTCCGGAACTGACCTCGGCGAAGATCATCGTCTCGGGTGGTCGCGGTCTGGGCAGCGGCGAAAACTACACGAAGGTGCTGGAGCCGCTGGCGGACAAGCTGGGTGCGGCGCTGGGCGCATCGCGCGCAGCAGTCGATGCCGGTTACGTGCCGAACGACTATCAGGTCGGTCAGACGGGCAAGATCGTGGCGCCGCAACTGTACGTGGCCGTCGGTATCTCGGGGGCGATTCAGCATCTGGCGGGCATGAAGGATTCGAAGGTGATCGTGGCGATCAACAAGGATCCGGAAGCGCCGATCTTCTCGGTGGCGGACTACGGTCTGGTGGGCGATCTGTTCACCGTCGTGCCGGAACTGACGGGCGCGCTGTAA
- a CDS encoding TonB-dependent receptor plug domain-containing protein, whose protein sequence is MRTHVRAMAPHAPAFARLASAPAARIPFISDISTRTPAPHRLAMAAALLAASFCAQAQSSDASLNTTVVTASRTEQKLADTLASTSVITREQIEQSQAQDLPSLLRGQAGVEIAQTGGFGTTASIFMRGANSNSSLVLIDGVPVNSATTGVTNIAQIPVSQIDHIEIVRGNVSALYGSQAVGGVIQIFTRRGDGGPPKAYAEVGYGTNNTTQANAGIAGSFEDGKTRFSLDVSRFHTNGISAQDPRFAPKVNPNRNGDDNTSVTASLSRKFGDTWEVGARLFQSDGSSSYDNAFGKPSDLNDTDARVRQISAYAKGNITDKWNTRFTVTQGDDYSYNYLNGKGNGNFHTSNNQIDWANEYAFMPDHKLIAGYTRQEQTVEGSTTYNHNNRHLDSFYVGYEGVFAQKHEVQATVRRDIYSDFGGANSYWVGYGYKLTEQWKLMANASDGFRAPTFNELFYPGYGNPNLQPERSISKELAVQFYDPAFGLAKLALFRTSYTNLIQSLSVFPYTAANVANARVEGLELTYQGKIQWTGTDVRASFTRQNPTDLDANKVLARRARQYASFGVTQKFLGKYSVGGDVFYSGERYDTGGQHLGAYTLVNLQARYDIDKSWYVSAHLDNVFNKNYQTVYGYNTLGRAIYVSLGWKQF, encoded by the coding sequence ATGCGCACCCACGTTCGCGCGATGGCGCCGCACGCGCCTGCCTTTGCACGTCTCGCTTCGGCACCTGCCGCTCGCATTCCCTTCATTTCCGACATTTCCACCCGCACGCCCGCGCCGCACCGTCTCGCGATGGCCGCCGCCTTGCTGGCCGCAAGCTTCTGCGCGCAGGCGCAGTCGAGCGACGCGTCGCTCAACACGACCGTCGTGACGGCCTCGCGTACCGAGCAGAAGCTGGCGGACACGCTCGCGTCCACCTCGGTCATCACGCGCGAGCAGATAGAGCAAAGCCAGGCGCAGGATCTGCCGTCGCTGCTGCGCGGTCAGGCCGGTGTGGAAATTGCGCAGACCGGCGGCTTCGGCACGACGGCCAGCATCTTCATGCGCGGCGCGAACTCGAACTCGTCACTGGTGCTGATCGACGGCGTGCCCGTCAACTCGGCGACGACCGGTGTGACCAACATCGCTCAGATTCCGGTGTCGCAGATCGACCACATCGAAATCGTGCGCGGCAACGTGTCCGCCCTGTACGGCTCGCAAGCCGTGGGCGGTGTGATCCAGATCTTCACGCGCCGCGGTGACGGTGGCCCGCCCAAGGCTTACGCCGAAGTCGGCTACGGCACGAACAACACCACGCAGGCCAACGCAGGTATCGCCGGGTCGTTCGAAGACGGCAAGACGCGCTTCTCGCTGGATGTGTCGCGTTTTCACACCAACGGCATTTCGGCGCAGGACCCGCGTTTCGCGCCGAAGGTCAACCCGAACCGCAACGGCGACGACAACACCAGCGTGACGGCCTCGCTCTCGCGCAAGTTCGGCGACACCTGGGAAGTCGGTGCGCGTCTGTTCCAGAGCGACGGCAGCAGCAGCTACGACAACGCCTTCGGCAAGCCTTCCGATCTGAACGACACCGACGCACGCGTGCGCCAGATCTCGGCCTACGCCAAGGGCAATATCACGGACAAGTGGAACACGCGCTTCACCGTCACGCAGGGCGACGACTACAGCTACAACTATCTGAACGGCAAGGGCAACGGCAACTTTCATACGTCGAATAACCAGATCGACTGGGCTAACGAATACGCCTTCATGCCGGACCACAAGCTGATCGCCGGTTACACGCGTCAGGAACAGACGGTCGAAGGCAGCACGACGTATAACCACAACAACCGCCATCTCGATTCGTTCTATGTCGGGTACGAAGGTGTCTTCGCGCAAAAGCATGAAGTGCAGGCCACGGTGCGCCGCGACATCTATTCGGACTTCGGCGGTGCGAACAGCTACTGGGTCGGCTACGGTTACAAGCTGACCGAGCAGTGGAAGCTGATGGCCAACGCGTCGGACGGTTTCCGCGCACCGACCTTCAACGAACTGTTCTACCCGGGTTACGGTAATCCGAACCTCCAGCCGGAGCGTTCGATCTCGAAGGAACTCGCCGTCCAGTTCTACGACCCGGCCTTCGGCCTCGCGAAGCTCGCGCTGTTCCGTACGAGCTATACGAATCTGATCCAGTCGCTGTCCGTGTTCCCGTACACGGCCGCGAACGTGGCGAACGCGCGCGTCGAAGGGCTTGAGCTGACGTATCAGGGCAAGATTCAGTGGACGGGCACGGACGTTCGTGCGTCGTTCACGCGTCAGAACCCGACCGATCTCGATGCCAACAAGGTCCTTGCCCGCCGCGCCAGGCAATACGCGTCGTTCGGCGTGACGCAGAAATTCCTCGGCAAATACTCGGTCGGGGGCGATGTCTTTTACAGTGGCGAGCGTTACGATACGGGCGGCCAGCATCTCGGCGCCTACACGCTCGTGAACTTGCAGGCACGCTACGATATCGACAAATCCTGGTACGTCTCGGCGCATCTGGACAACGTCTTCAACAAGAACTACCAGACGGTCTATGGCTACAACACCCTCGGACGCGCAATTTACGTCTCGCTTGGCTGGAAGCAGTTCTGA
- a CDS encoding acyl-CoA dehydrogenase: MSYQAPIKDMQFVMNELADLNRIAALPGYEDASPELAQAVLEEAARFNQEVLAPLNVIGDQQPSTWKDGVVTTTPGFKEAFRQFSEAGWQGVVHPQAFGGQGLPKLVATPCTEMLNAANLSFALCPLLTDGAVEALLTAGTDAQRALYVPKLLSGEWTGTMNLTEPQAGSDLAMVRTRAEREADGTYRIFGTKIFITFGEHDMAQNIVHLVLARTPDAPPGVKGISLFIVPKFNVDAEGKLGARNDVHCVSIEHKLGIKASPTAVLQFGDNGGATGYLVGEENRGLEYMFIMMNAARFAVGMQGVAVAERAYQHAVAYARDRLQSRPVDGSSRDAVTIIHHPDVKRMLMTMRALTEGARTLAYVAAAQADIGHHAADAAERKRAQAIYEFLVPIVKGWSTEMSLEVTSLGVQVHGGMGFIEETGAAQYYRDARILPIYEGTTAIQANDLIGRKTLRDGGAVARTLCAMVEATENELRAAGGVAASVAERLAKGREALSIVVDYVVANTQDNANAVFAGSVPYLKLAGIVLGGWQMGRALLAAQKLRDQDPSFFDAKIGTARFFADHILTQAPGLAQSITEGADSALSLNEAQF, from the coding sequence ATGAGTTATCAGGCCCCGATCAAGGACATGCAGTTTGTGATGAACGAACTGGCGGACCTGAATCGCATCGCTGCGCTGCCGGGTTATGAGGACGCCTCGCCCGAACTCGCTCAGGCTGTGCTCGAAGAAGCGGCCCGCTTCAATCAGGAAGTGCTCGCACCGCTGAACGTGATCGGCGATCAGCAGCCGAGCACGTGGAAGGATGGCGTTGTCACGACCACGCCCGGCTTCAAGGAAGCGTTCCGTCAGTTCTCCGAAGCGGGTTGGCAAGGCGTGGTGCATCCGCAGGCGTTCGGCGGTCAGGGGTTGCCCAAGCTCGTCGCCACGCCGTGCACGGAAATGCTCAATGCCGCGAACCTGTCGTTCGCCCTGTGCCCGCTGCTGACCGACGGCGCCGTCGAAGCGCTGCTTACTGCGGGCACCGACGCACAGCGCGCCCTCTACGTACCGAAGCTGCTCTCGGGCGAGTGGACCGGCACGATGAACCTGACCGAGCCGCAAGCCGGTTCCGATCTGGCAATGGTACGCACGCGCGCCGAGCGGGAAGCGGACGGCACTTATCGCATCTTCGGCACCAAGATTTTCATCACGTTCGGCGAACACGACATGGCGCAGAACATCGTCCACCTCGTGCTCGCGCGCACGCCCGATGCGCCCCCGGGCGTGAAGGGCATCTCGCTGTTCATCGTGCCGAAGTTCAACGTTGACGCCGAGGGTAAGCTCGGTGCGCGTAACGACGTGCACTGTGTCTCCATCGAGCACAAGCTCGGCATCAAGGCGAGCCCGACGGCCGTGCTGCAATTCGGTGACAACGGCGGTGCGACGGGGTATCTCGTCGGCGAAGAGAACCGCGGTCTCGAGTACATGTTCATCATGATGAACGCCGCGCGTTTCGCTGTCGGTATGCAGGGCGTGGCCGTCGCCGAGCGTGCTTATCAGCACGCGGTGGCGTATGCGCGGGATCGTTTGCAAAGCCGTCCGGTGGATGGCTCGTCGCGCGACGCCGTCACGATCATTCATCACCCCGACGTCAAACGCATGCTCATGACGATGCGCGCGCTGACCGAAGGCGCCCGCACGCTGGCCTACGTGGCGGCGGCACAGGCCGATATCGGTCATCACGCTGCCGATGCCGCCGAGCGCAAGCGCGCCCAGGCAATCTACGAATTCCTCGTACCGATCGTGAAGGGCTGGAGCACGGAGATGTCGCTGGAGGTCACGAGCCTCGGCGTGCAGGTACACGGCGGCATGGGCTTCATCGAAGAAACCGGTGCGGCGCAGTACTATCGCGACGCGCGCATTCTTCCGATCTACGAAGGCACGACCGCCATTCAGGCGAACGACCTGATCGGTCGCAAGACGCTACGCGACGGTGGTGCGGTGGCGCGCACGCTGTGCGCGATGGTCGAAGCGACGGAGAACGAGTTGCGCGCTGCGGGTGGCGTGGCGGCATCGGTGGCGGAGCGTCTTGCCAAGGGACGCGAAGCGCTGTCGATCGTGGTCGACTATGTCGTGGCGAACACGCAGGACAACGCCAACGCCGTGTTCGCTGGCAGCGTGCCGTATCTGAAGCTTGCAGGTATCGTGCTGGGTGGCTGGCAGATGGGGCGTGCGTTGCTGGCCGCGCAAAAGCTGCGCGATCAGGATCCGTCGTTCTTCGATGCCAAGATCGGCACCGCACGCTTCTTTGCAGATCACATCCTGACGCAGGCGCCGGGTCTGGCACAGTCGATTACCGAGGGGGCCGACTCGGCCCTGTCGCTGAACGAGGCACAGTTCTGA